Proteins from a genomic interval of Cyprinus carpio isolate SPL01 chromosome A21, ASM1834038v1, whole genome shotgun sequence:
- the dub gene encoding duboraya isoform X1 — MEENSVVKKRSVAELAGKFSSPISHMTDAEVNKPVRRRPPRSLQLPVGNDAGQGHDEVQKGAETVSTRKNRNSALIEKLQASLTLSPTGPPSFSKGPGVLKLPVPSFSPGSPSSPSSPPATVTPKKEETPASFESPTEGTVLKSINKGRARLSIKRRPPSRRHRKSSADEGGEDVDKTASATLDQTTPNGHEGDVFEQHKTAPDAESLSSKEQIEQKTEPTDSEKPEPEEKVEIVTSEKKEGEEIEEKEEKTEPELKEEKSEDEPQLANSTEETHEELDTQPQTEPDTTDEKEEEQKEDEKVNH; from the exons ATGGAG gagAATTCTGTTGTAAAAAAGCGCTCGGTGGCTGAACTAGCTGGAAAATTCAGTAGTCCAATATCCCACATGACAGACGCTGAAGTG AACAAGCCTGTGAGGAGGAGACCCCCACGCTCACTACAGCTGCCTGTTGGTAATGATGCAGGTCAAGGCCATGATGAG gttcAGAAAGGAGCTGAAACAGTATCAACCAGGAAGAACAGAAACTCTGCCCTCATTGAGAAACTGCAG GCCAGCCTTACACTTTCTCCCACGGGACCTCCGTCCTTCTCAAAGGGCCCAGGGGTGCTGAAGTTACCGGTGCCGTCCTTCTCCCCCGGCTCTCCCAGCAGCCCCTCTAGTCCTCCTGCAACTGTCACGCCCAAAAAAGAGGAAACTCCTGCCAGCTTTGAGAGTCCCACTGAGGGAACTGTTCTCAAAAGCATCAACAAG GGTAGAGCTCGACTTTCCATCAAACGGCGCCCACCGTCTCGCCGACACAGGAAGTCCAGTGCAGATGAAGGCGGAGAAGATGTGGATAAAACAGCCTCAGCCACCCTCGATCAAACTACTCCAAATGGGCATGAAGGAGACGTGTTTGAACAACACAAGACAGCACCAGATGCAGAATCTCTCTCCTCTAAAGAACAGATTGAGCAAAAAACTGAACCTACAGATTCAGAGAAGCCAGAACCGGAGGAAAAAGTGGAGATTGTCACTTCAGAAAAGAAAGAGGGAGAAGAGatagaagagaaagaagagaaaacagaacCAGAGCTAAAGGAAGAGAAAAGTGAAGATGAACCACAGCTGGCTAACAGTACAGAAGAAACACATGAAGAGCTAGACACGCAACCACAAACAGAGCCTGACACAACAGATGAGAAAGAAGAGGAACAGAAAGAAGATGAAAAAGTAAACCATTAG
- the dub gene encoding duboraya isoform X2, giving the protein MEENSVVKKRSVAELAGKFSSPISHMTDAEVNKPVRRRPPRSLQLPVGNDAGQGHDEKGAETVSTRKNRNSALIEKLQASLTLSPTGPPSFSKGPGVLKLPVPSFSPGSPSSPSSPPATVTPKKEETPASFESPTEGTVLKSINKGRARLSIKRRPPSRRHRKSSADEGGEDVDKTASATLDQTTPNGHEGDVFEQHKTAPDAESLSSKEQIEQKTEPTDSEKPEPEEKVEIVTSEKKEGEEIEEKEEKTEPELKEEKSEDEPQLANSTEETHEELDTQPQTEPDTTDEKEEEQKEDEKVNH; this is encoded by the exons ATGGAG gagAATTCTGTTGTAAAAAAGCGCTCGGTGGCTGAACTAGCTGGAAAATTCAGTAGTCCAATATCCCACATGACAGACGCTGAAGTG AACAAGCCTGTGAGGAGGAGACCCCCACGCTCACTACAGCTGCCTGTTGGTAATGATGCAGGTCAAGGCCATGATGAG AAAGGAGCTGAAACAGTATCAACCAGGAAGAACAGAAACTCTGCCCTCATTGAGAAACTGCAG GCCAGCCTTACACTTTCTCCCACGGGACCTCCGTCCTTCTCAAAGGGCCCAGGGGTGCTGAAGTTACCGGTGCCGTCCTTCTCCCCCGGCTCTCCCAGCAGCCCCTCTAGTCCTCCTGCAACTGTCACGCCCAAAAAAGAGGAAACTCCTGCCAGCTTTGAGAGTCCCACTGAGGGAACTGTTCTCAAAAGCATCAACAAG GGTAGAGCTCGACTTTCCATCAAACGGCGCCCACCGTCTCGCCGACACAGGAAGTCCAGTGCAGATGAAGGCGGAGAAGATGTGGATAAAACAGCCTCAGCCACCCTCGATCAAACTACTCCAAATGGGCATGAAGGAGACGTGTTTGAACAACACAAGACAGCACCAGATGCAGAATCTCTCTCCTCTAAAGAACAGATTGAGCAAAAAACTGAACCTACAGATTCAGAGAAGCCAGAACCGGAGGAAAAAGTGGAGATTGTCACTTCAGAAAAGAAAGAGGGAGAAGAGatagaagagaaagaagagaaaacagaacCAGAGCTAAAGGAAGAGAAAAGTGAAGATGAACCACAGCTGGCTAACAGTACAGAAGAAACACATGAAGAGCTAGACACGCAACCACAAACAGAGCCTGACACAACAGATGAGAAAGAAGAGGAACAGAAAGAAGATGAAAAAGTAAACCATTAG
- the dub gene encoding duboraya isoform X3, translating to MENKPVRRRPPRSLQLPVGNDAGQGHDEVQKGAETVSTRKNRNSALIEKLQASLTLSPTGPPSFSKGPGVLKLPVPSFSPGSPSSPSSPPATVTPKKEETPASFESPTEGTVLKSINKGRARLSIKRRPPSRRHRKSSADEGGEDVDKTASATLDQTTPNGHEGDVFEQHKTAPDAESLSSKEQIEQKTEPTDSEKPEPEEKVEIVTSEKKEGEEIEEKEEKTEPELKEEKSEDEPQLANSTEETHEELDTQPQTEPDTTDEKEEEQKEDEKVNH from the exons ATGGAG AACAAGCCTGTGAGGAGGAGACCCCCACGCTCACTACAGCTGCCTGTTGGTAATGATGCAGGTCAAGGCCATGATGAG gttcAGAAAGGAGCTGAAACAGTATCAACCAGGAAGAACAGAAACTCTGCCCTCATTGAGAAACTGCAG GCCAGCCTTACACTTTCTCCCACGGGACCTCCGTCCTTCTCAAAGGGCCCAGGGGTGCTGAAGTTACCGGTGCCGTCCTTCTCCCCCGGCTCTCCCAGCAGCCCCTCTAGTCCTCCTGCAACTGTCACGCCCAAAAAAGAGGAAACTCCTGCCAGCTTTGAGAGTCCCACTGAGGGAACTGTTCTCAAAAGCATCAACAAG GGTAGAGCTCGACTTTCCATCAAACGGCGCCCACCGTCTCGCCGACACAGGAAGTCCAGTGCAGATGAAGGCGGAGAAGATGTGGATAAAACAGCCTCAGCCACCCTCGATCAAACTACTCCAAATGGGCATGAAGGAGACGTGTTTGAACAACACAAGACAGCACCAGATGCAGAATCTCTCTCCTCTAAAGAACAGATTGAGCAAAAAACTGAACCTACAGATTCAGAGAAGCCAGAACCGGAGGAAAAAGTGGAGATTGTCACTTCAGAAAAGAAAGAGGGAGAAGAGatagaagagaaagaagagaaaacagaacCAGAGCTAAAGGAAGAGAAAAGTGAAGATGAACCACAGCTGGCTAACAGTACAGAAGAAACACATGAAGAGCTAGACACGCAACCACAAACAGAGCCTGACACAACAGATGAGAAAGAAGAGGAACAGAAAGAAGATGAAAAAGTAAACCATTAG